AATTAACCCTGGAGTGAACTAAAATTATATTTCCCGATTCAACCATTATTTTAATTGACTGGATTTTACTTTAACATGAGGGATATTAAAAATATTTTACATATGAAAATGGTGATATATATCAAATACTTTTAAAAAACAAATTTTGAATAGCCAAACGTTAATGTTAAAGCTTAAAAAAATTTAGTGAATCTCAAAGGTTACAGCCAGCATAATCCAATCAGCAAAGCTTTTAAAAAAAAATAAAAATAAGAAAGCATTAAATGAATAGTTTAAAGCTTTCTTTTGAGTTTTTTAATTTCATTGACAGGAAGGCCGGTGTTTTGAGAGATAAATTCCTCATCAAATCCGTTTTTAAGCAAATTTTTGGCAACTTCAACTTTTCCGTTGAAAATACCATCAGCCATACCATCAGCTTTTCCATCGAAATATATACTGTGAAATCCCTGTCCGTATTTTTCAATTATACGCTGAACTTCAGAGCTTTTAGTTTGTGTTTGTAACATTTCAATCATCTCTGACAACTCTTCATCTTTGAAAAATCGGTTTAACACCCTGATTTCACAAAGACAAATCTTTTTTTTGAAATCAATGTCTGGAATATTAGAATTACCAATTAAAAAACAGATTAGGCTCATCAATGATTTAATCGGTAAGTCAATATCCATATCAGGCAACAGGAGCAAGTCTATTGCATCAATATCAGACAATTTCTCATCTATGATTATTTTGTAGACAAGACTATTTAAAACTTTCCAGCCGTCTTTTTGCTTAATAAGGATATAAATTGCCCAGTTATAGATTAGAACAATTTAAAACAGTTATAACAATTTTACAAGTTTAAAACAATGTTTATAACATCTGACGTGATGTGAAAATATAATATAATGACCGTCTATGACTTGACCCGAAAAGACCTGGCAAAAAATACATTGTTTAGTGGAGATTTTTTCGACTGCAAATAATTTACCATAGAGTGAATTAAAATTATATTTCCCGATTCAACCATTATTTTAATTGACTGGATTTTACTTTAACATGAGAGATATTGAAAATATTTTACCAATGAAAACAGGGATATATATCAAATCCTTTTAAAAAACAAATTTTGAATAGCTAAACGTTAATGTTAAAGTTATTTAACCTGGTTTCAATATTGAAAATGTTAAGACTTTTTCATGTTTAGCTAAATGCCAGAAATTATCGCTGGCATGACCTAACAAATTAAAAACAGCAATACATTTGCTAAAAGCAGATTTCAAAAAACAATTATAGAAGATCAGCCAGATTCACCTATTGGAGTACTTAAAAAAGAAATTTCCAAAATTCTTAAGCCTCCAGGCGGACAAATCATTTAATCAAAGTTTCAAATAACCCAATACACAATATAGGGCATCTAAAAGTATTGGCCGAAGATGAGTGTATATTACGCTCACCGGACACTATTTAATATTTTTAACAACTTCGTCGCCTTTATCGGTAAGACGATAAAGTCTTCCTTTTCTGACTTCAGGATTAATGCATTCAACCAGTTCATGTGATTTCAATTCAGAAAGAACCTTTGAAATATGATTTTGCCTGATTTGTGAATCCTCAGCTATCTTTGAAGGGATTTTTACTTCCCCATCCAATGTTTTCATCACTTTTAATCTATAGCTTGATATCTTTACATATCCTATCTCTATTAACATTTCATCTGAAAGTTCCATATTATCACTTATGTAATACCATATAAATAAAGTATTTGTTTTAATGTTAATTAAAATGTACTAAAAAAAAAATTCCTAAAAACTGTCAGCAGAAAAAAGACATAACGAACGTTCATTCGGTTTGCAAACTATAAAGTTAAGGCCACTGAAAGGAAATCAGATTACCTCTTTAAATTTTCAGCAACCAGTTCTCCCTTTTCGGTCAGGCGATATAATCTGCCCTTTCTGACTTCAGGATTTACACATACAACAAGACCGTGGGATTTAAGTTCAGACAATACCTTAGAGACATGGTTTGTGTTGAGATCCACATCCTTTGCAATTCCTGTCGGTACGTTGTAACTTTCCCTTAGGGATTTCATAACTTTTGTTCTGTATGTTGAGATTTCCACAAAACTTATTTCTGTTAAAATTTCATCTGACAGTACCATAATGTAATATTAATATTTCATACATAATAAATGTATACCATTCAACTAAAATTCACATGAATTTTTTAATCATATACACAAAAATGATAATGGATTTCTAATCAATTAGACTTTCAATTGCGTCAAAAAGTTCACAATACTCATCAAAAATATCACGGATTTCATCATCACTGCGAGAAAATATAACTATCTGGAGCTGATTTTCGCTTTTAGAGATTTTTGCATAGTCACTGTCAGCTGATTTTTCAATCAGTGCCCTGATTTTTGAAAACTCATTTTCAGTGAGATTATATCTTCTGTGATGGTTCATCATGTCCATTGCATGTATGAGTCCGTTTTCAGGTCTGTCAATGCATGAGGACAGTTTGATTTTGCTAACCATATAATATGGCGCTTCAATCTTGTCACTGCGAAGAACAATTGAAATTTTAGACATCACATGCTCATCGCCTGAGTTTTCATTTACATATCTTAAAAACTCGAACTGTTTTAAATTGGCATCTCTGTTCATGAAATTCATGATAATATATTGCATTAGAAGAGATTTAACTTTATGCAAAATATCACCAAGAAACATGCTCACCGGCAAAACGCCAAATGTCACACCGGCGAGGGATGTTTCTTAAGGTAATCTAAATGAATATGATTCAGTTAAAAAAATAAGTGCAGAAATGTTAATTTCTGCTTTTAATCAGATTTATTTTCTTTTTAAGAGAACTACTGCACCACCGATAGCTGCAACAACAACCAATAACAGTAATGGATTACCGGTTGCTAAAAGGTTGTGAAGAGCACTTGTAATGTTGGTAGTGTTTGCAGTGTTGTTTGCAACAGCAGTGCCGTT
This portion of the uncultured Methanobrevibacter sp. genome encodes:
- a CDS encoding winged helix-turn-helix domain-containing protein — translated: MVLSDEILTEISFVEISTYRTKVMKSLRESYNVPTGIAKDVDLNTNHVSKVLSELKSHGLVVCVNPEVRKGRLYRLTEKGELVAENLKR
- a CDS encoding transcriptional regulator, producing the protein MELSDEMLIEIGYVKISSYRLKVMKTLDGEVKIPSKIAEDSQIRQNHISKVLSELKSHELVECINPEVRKGRLYRLTDKGDEVVKNIK